A genomic region of Methanobacterium sp. SMA-27 contains the following coding sequences:
- a CDS encoding PDGLE domain-containing protein, translating to MKPNDRNLIVVGVTICIIIAIMAPFIASTNPDGLEKTTEQIPTNGESGIYQAPLTDYKIPFLGDGPYSGVAALALGVLIVLGLGYLGAFIIKRRKPPEISK from the coding sequence ATGAAACCAAATGATAGGAATCTTATTGTTGTTGGAGTGACCATCTGTATTATTATCGCAATCATGGCCCCATTTATAGCTTCAACTAATCCTGATGGTCTTGAAAAAACAACAGAACAAATTCCAACCAATGGTGAATCTGGAATTTATCAAGCACCCCTTACAGATTATAAGATCCCGTTTCTTGGTGATGGTCCTTATTCTGGTGTAGCTGCACTGGCATTAGGTGTTTTAATTGTACTTGGTCTTGGTTACTTGGGTGCGTTTATAATTAAAAGGAGAAAACCACCAGAAATTTCTAAATAA
- the feoB gene encoding ferrous iron transport protein B has protein sequence MSNATTNKSKKLTKTTETEKFNGSDEKGQEKDITIALAGNSNVGKSVLFNELTGSNQIIGNWPGKTVERAEGKLLFEGKDITVIDLPGIYSFSTYSMEEIVSREYIAFEQPDVVINVVDASVLERNLFFTIQLKEMKVPMVVCVNQIDLAKQKGIVIDTERLSAALGVPVVATVAIRGEGLHELMEVATEVALNKSKNKITTLKYGAEVEDRIQKITELIESKNLNLGYPSRWVAIKLLENDPEIRKLIESKSMEIVNLAYDMAREIENIHNEPSFAVIASERYFIANQFAHGAQLQSDIKITFAERLDKLVTHRIFGYVISALVVGGLLLWTFIVGDFFSSLLTQAFGFFKPVDPQISGPIVGILWNGAFGGIVAGVTLVLPFVIPFYLMLSLIENSGILTRVAFMMDSAMHKIGLHGKALIPMILGYGCNVPAIESTRILETRRERLLAAFAITFAPCAARTIVILGLVAVFVSVWWAIALYVIDIVIMFLLGRIALKIVPGETSGLIMEMHTFKVPSISVAAKQTWSRTKSLIFVVFPVYIIGSALIQGLYAYGFLTPVANFLAPITVVWLGLPVIAGVVLIFGAVRKEFTLLMLVALFGTNLAAVLTPIQFIILALVSMLFIPCLATLTILLREFGWKATSSIALANIVTALIVGGIAYRIIGLFM, from the coding sequence ATGAGTAATGCCACCACTAACAAATCTAAAAAACTCACAAAAACAACAGAAACAGAAAAATTTAACGGATCAGATGAAAAAGGTCAAGAAAAGGACATTACAATTGCACTTGCAGGTAATTCCAATGTAGGCAAGAGTGTATTATTCAATGAACTTACAGGATCCAATCAGATCATTGGAAATTGGCCTGGGAAAACAGTTGAAAGGGCAGAAGGAAAACTACTTTTTGAAGGCAAAGACATTACTGTGATTGATCTGCCCGGAATATACTCTTTTTCTACATACTCCATGGAAGAAATAGTTTCAAGAGAGTATATTGCCTTTGAACAACCTGATGTAGTAATCAACGTTGTAGATGCTTCAGTATTGGAACGTAACCTATTTTTTACAATTCAGCTAAAAGAAATGAAAGTACCCATGGTAGTATGTGTCAATCAAATTGATTTAGCCAAACAAAAGGGAATAGTTATTGATACAGAAAGACTTTCAGCTGCTTTAGGGGTTCCAGTGGTAGCAACAGTAGCCATAAGAGGGGAAGGTTTACACGAGTTAATGGAAGTAGCTACAGAGGTTGCCTTAAATAAATCCAAAAACAAAATAACCACATTAAAATACGGTGCCGAAGTTGAAGATAGAATTCAAAAAATTACCGAATTAATTGAATCAAAGAATCTCAATTTAGGATATCCCTCCAGATGGGTAGCAATTAAATTACTTGAAAATGATCCAGAAATCCGAAAATTAATTGAATCCAAATCCATGGAAATCGTTAACTTGGCTTATGATATGGCAAGAGAGATAGAGAATATCCATAATGAACCATCATTTGCTGTGATTGCTTCTGAAAGATATTTTATTGCCAATCAATTTGCACATGGAGCACAGTTACAAAGCGATATTAAAATTACATTCGCTGAAAGATTAGATAAATTAGTAACGCATAGAATATTTGGTTATGTTATTTCTGCACTTGTAGTGGGTGGATTATTACTATGGACATTTATTGTTGGAGATTTCTTCTCTAGTTTGCTCACACAAGCATTTGGGTTCTTTAAACCAGTAGATCCACAAATTAGTGGGCCGATAGTTGGAATTCTTTGGAATGGAGCATTTGGAGGTATTGTAGCCGGAGTTACACTTGTTCTTCCATTTGTGATTCCCTTTTATTTAATGTTGAGTCTGATTGAGAATTCAGGAATACTAACAAGAGTGGCCTTTATGATGGACAGTGCCATGCATAAAATAGGATTGCATGGTAAAGCACTAATACCCATGATCCTAGGTTATGGATGTAATGTACCTGCCATTGAAAGTACCAGAATCTTAGAAACTAGACGTGAACGATTACTTGCTGCATTTGCAATTACATTTGCACCGTGCGCAGCAAGAACCATTGTTATTTTAGGTTTAGTCGCCGTATTTGTGAGTGTTTGGTGGGCAATTGCCCTATATGTAATTGATATAGTAATAATGTTCCTATTGGGCAGAATTGCTTTGAAGATAGTGCCTGGAGAAACTAGTGGATTGATCATGGAAATGCATACATTTAAAGTTCCATCTATCTCAGTTGCCGCTAAACAAACATGGTCCCGAACTAAATCACTAATTTTTGTGGTATTCCCAGTTTATATTATAGGAAGTGCTTTGATTCAAGGTTTGTACGCATATGGATTCTTAACACCAGTAGCCAATTTCTTAGCACCTATCACAGTTGTTTGGTTGGGTCTTCCTGTAATAGCTGGTGTAGTTCTTATATTTGGTGCAGTTAGAAAAGAATTCACCCTACTTATGTTAGTTGCGTTATTTGGAACAAATCTTGCAGCGGTTTTAACACCAATACAATTCATAATATTAGCACTTGTAAGTATGTTGTTTATCCCTTGTTTAGCAACTCTAACAATTCTACTTCGTGAATTTGGTTGGAAAGCAACATCAAGTATTGCTTTAGCCAATATCGTAACTGCATTAATTGTTGGAGGAATAGCATATAGGATAATTGGTTTATTTATGTAA
- the dmpI gene encoding 4-oxalocrotonate tautomerase DmpI: MPVITVDGPKMSKEQKAKLVKSYAETASEIMGLPVQAMVILIREVEGENVGVGNMLLCDR; the protein is encoded by the coding sequence ATGCCAGTAATAACAGTTGACGGGCCAAAAATGAGTAAAGAACAAAAAGCTAAACTTGTAAAATCATATGCTGAAACAGCAAGCGAAATAATGGGACTACCAGTACAAGCCATGGTGATATTAATAAGGGAAGTTGAAGGAGAGAATGTTGGAGTAGGAAATATGCTTCTTTGCGATAGATAA
- a CDS encoding Hsp20/alpha crystallin family protein, translated as MKKGMDSKGLIDKMLEDTAKTIDSIKNDIEKTIVDYTFVPGKDIIETDDSIIVRVDLAGIKKENIDLNLTDTKLRVKAEFEDEHIGDLKGNNRRPTLIRRTVRFPKKVVPEESEAKFENGLLTLEVSKLEKKESYTVNIK; from the coding sequence ATGAAAAAAGGAATGGATAGTAAAGGATTAATAGATAAAATGCTGGAAGACACTGCAAAAACCATAGACAGCATCAAAAATGACATAGAAAAAACAATAGTAGACTACACATTTGTTCCAGGTAAGGATATTATTGAAACAGATGACTCAATAATTGTTCGGGTAGATCTTGCTGGAATAAAAAAGGAAAATATTGATCTTAACCTTACAGACACCAAGCTGAGGGTTAAGGCCGAGTTTGAAGACGAGCATATAGGAGATCTTAAAGGCAATAACAGACGTCCAACATTGATTAGAAGGACTGTTCGTTTCCCGAAAAAGGTTGTTCCAGAAGAGTCTGAAGCTAAATTTGAAAATGGTCTTTTAACCTTAGAAGTGTCTAAATTAGAGAAAAAAGAGAGTTACACTGTGAATATTAAATAA
- the cbiQ gene encoding cobalt ECF transporter T component CbiQ, producing MNGAGSVNELEKHTIKSSVLHALDGRVKLVILLAIIVYAVYTTDLIVLAIMEIYLIAMILVSHLSFKESFKRVLFILPFGGIIALFQPFIMAGTVIYTGPLGIHITYQGLMFGVLLMSRLVVSLTSIVILSSLSPMQEVVNSFRRLGMPREFAMIFSLFIRYLFMFYDELHRIMHAQKSRNFDIFNKKTSYMWRMKQLAYTITMMFLRSYEKGETVYFSMLSRGYSENSEIYTDNKKLASRDFFFIGITLSFIICLELMKYTLVI from the coding sequence ATGAATGGTGCAGGATCGGTTAATGAACTTGAAAAACACACAATAAAATCCAGTGTGCTTCATGCTTTAGATGGCAGAGTTAAATTAGTAATTTTACTAGCCATTATCGTATATGCTGTATACACAACCGATTTAATAGTTCTTGCAATAATGGAAATCTACTTAATTGCAATGATTCTGGTGTCGCATCTTTCATTTAAAGAATCATTCAAAAGAGTACTTTTTATTTTACCTTTTGGGGGAATTATAGCTCTTTTCCAACCATTTATAATGGCCGGTACCGTTATCTACACTGGACCACTTGGAATACATATCACCTATCAGGGGCTGATGTTTGGTGTGCTCTTAATGTCGAGGCTGGTTGTATCTTTAACATCAATTGTAATATTATCCTCTTTAAGTCCTATGCAGGAAGTTGTAAATTCTTTCCGAAGACTTGGAATGCCAAGGGAATTTGCAATGATATTCAGCTTGTTCATAAGATATCTATTCATGTTCTATGATGAACTTCACAGGATAATGCACGCCCAAAAAAGCCGAAACTTTGATATATTTAACAAAAAAACTTCCTACATGTGGAGAATGAAACAGCTTGCCTACACAATAACTATGATGTTTCTTAGATCATATGAAAAGGGCGAAACAGTATATTTCAGTATGTTAAGTAGGGGTTACTCAGAAAATTCAGAAATATACACCGATAATAAAAAATTAGCTTCAAGGGACTTTTTCTTCATAGGAATTACTTTATCATTTATAATATGCCTAGAATTAATGAAGTATACTTTGGTTATATAA
- a CDS encoding plasma-membrane proton-efflux P-type ATPase, with product MEISVEDVKKISTSELMEKLSTSSNGLSSDEALKLLKIYGSNEIEESEQNHLKKLFSYFWGPIPWMIEFALILSLLIQHWPEFTVILVLLLINGLIGFWQEDRADNAIELLKEKLAYNAKLLRDGKWTKIPSKNVVPGDVARIHLGDIVPADIKLTEGDYVTVDESSLTGESLPVDKKVGDICYSGSIIQKGQMSGIVFATGMNTFFGRAAGLVSKVSTKSHLQKAVITIGDYLILLDVIMVALIFIAGLIRQENFFDILGFALVLTIASIPVAQPAVLSVTLTVGAMALAKKKAIVSKLSAIEEMAGMDVLFSDKTGTLTKNEISIAQIESCNGFTDEEVIFFAGLASLRLEQDPLDKAILDEMENTETLSKKFENYKMLKFNPFDPIRKSTESEIQYKDECKFKVSKGAPQVILTLINNEILKSKVERNVNHFADKGYRSLGVARTDKEGIWEFMGLIALYDPPKKSSKKTIADAKSMGIDFKMVTGDHIAIAKQIAKELDLSTNIKLPITFLDQPKWKAVKTVEDASGFAEVFPEHKYKIVEILQGAGKIVGMTGDGVNDAPALKKADAGIALSKATDAAKSAADIVLTKPGLSVIINAIKESYKIFHRMKSYSIYRVAETIRILIFVAMVILIFNFYPVTAIMLVFIALLDDIPVMTIAYDKTEKINSPQKWDMYQVLGMATFLGILGVISSLLLFYVGKVILNLDAGVLQSLIFLKLVVAGHLTMFVTRNTGHFWSTRPSGIFFWSVISTDIFATLLVIFGVFLTPIGWQLALLVWVYSLVAFLIEDQLKIYFARVLENNEFKNLNIRLLKNILTRK from the coding sequence ATGGAAATCAGTGTGGAAGATGTTAAAAAAATATCAACTTCTGAGCTAATGGAAAAATTATCCACCAGTTCTAATGGACTTTCATCTGACGAGGCCTTAAAACTGCTTAAAATCTATGGTTCCAATGAGATTGAAGAAAGCGAACAGAATCATTTAAAAAAGTTATTTAGTTATTTTTGGGGACCAATCCCATGGATGATTGAATTTGCACTTATTTTATCATTATTAATACAGCACTGGCCAGAATTTACTGTAATTTTAGTGTTACTCTTAATAAATGGGCTTATAGGATTCTGGCAAGAAGATAGGGCAGACAACGCTATTGAACTTTTAAAAGAAAAACTCGCATATAATGCCAAGCTATTAAGGGATGGAAAATGGACTAAAATCCCATCAAAAAATGTTGTACCCGGAGATGTTGCTAGGATCCATCTTGGTGATATTGTTCCGGCTGATATCAAACTTACAGAAGGAGATTATGTAACAGTAGATGAATCCTCACTTACTGGAGAATCATTGCCAGTTGATAAAAAAGTAGGAGATATCTGTTATTCTGGATCAATAATTCAAAAGGGTCAAATGAGTGGTATTGTATTTGCAACTGGAATGAATACATTTTTTGGAAGGGCTGCCGGACTTGTATCCAAAGTAAGTACAAAAAGCCATCTACAAAAGGCTGTTATAACAATTGGAGATTATCTGATCCTACTGGATGTTATAATGGTAGCCCTTATATTCATTGCAGGTTTGATTCGTCAAGAAAATTTCTTTGATATTTTGGGATTTGCTCTAGTACTAACTATAGCATCAATACCAGTTGCTCAACCTGCTGTACTTTCTGTAACACTTACTGTTGGTGCAATGGCTCTGGCTAAAAAGAAGGCAATTGTAAGTAAACTCTCAGCAATTGAAGAAATGGCTGGTATGGATGTACTTTTTTCGGATAAAACAGGAACCTTAACTAAAAATGAAATTTCCATAGCTCAAATAGAATCATGCAATGGTTTTACAGATGAAGAGGTTATCTTTTTTGCAGGATTAGCATCTCTAAGATTGGAACAGGACCCACTTGATAAAGCAATATTGGATGAGATGGAAAATACAGAAACCCTTTCTAAGAAGTTTGAAAACTATAAAATGCTAAAATTCAACCCATTTGACCCGATACGCAAAAGTACAGAATCTGAAATACAATATAAAGATGAATGTAAATTTAAAGTATCAAAGGGAGCTCCACAAGTTATTCTCACATTAATAAATAATGAAATACTAAAATCTAAAGTTGAAAGAAATGTAAATCATTTCGCTGATAAGGGTTACAGATCTTTGGGAGTAGCAAGAACAGATAAAGAGGGTATTTGGGAATTCATGGGATTAATAGCACTTTACGATCCACCTAAAAAAAGTTCTAAAAAGACAATTGCCGATGCAAAATCCATGGGAATTGATTTTAAAATGGTAACAGGTGATCATATTGCCATAGCTAAACAAATTGCCAAGGAATTAGATTTAAGTACCAATATAAAGTTGCCTATAACCTTTTTAGATCAACCCAAATGGAAGGCTGTAAAAACAGTTGAAGATGCAAGCGGTTTTGCAGAAGTATTCCCAGAACACAAATACAAGATAGTCGAAATTCTACAGGGCGCAGGGAAAATTGTTGGAATGACTGGAGACGGAGTCAATGATGCACCTGCACTAAAAAAAGCAGATGCCGGGATTGCACTATCCAAAGCAACAGACGCAGCTAAATCCGCAGCAGACATAGTACTTACAAAACCGGGACTTTCTGTAATAATTAATGCAATTAAAGAAAGTTATAAAATTTTCCATAGAATGAAGAGTTACTCAATTTACAGGGTTGCAGAAACAATAAGAATACTTATTTTTGTTGCAATGGTTATATTGATCTTCAATTTTTATCCTGTAACAGCTATTATGCTGGTTTTCATAGCATTGTTAGACGATATTCCTGTAATGACCATTGCATACGATAAAACTGAAAAGATTAACAGCCCTCAAAAATGGGATATGTATCAAGTATTGGGAATGGCAACATTTCTCGGTATTTTAGGAGTAATATCTTCTTTATTACTATTCTATGTGGGTAAGGTAATTTTAAATTTAGATGCAGGGGTTTTACAGTCTTTAATATTTTTGAAGCTTGTTGTTGCAGGTCATTTAACTATGTTTGTAACACGTAATACAGGACATTTCTGGTCAACAAGACCTAGTGGTATTTTCTTCTGGTCCGTAATATCAACAGACATATTTGCAACCCTGCTGGTTATATTTGGAGTATTCCTGACTCCGATTGGATGGCAACTTGCACTACTTGTATGGGTATATTCACTTGTAGCATTTTTAATAGAAGACCAGTTAAAAATATACTTTGCCAGGGTACTTGAAAACAATGAATTTAAAAACCTTAACATCCGTTTGTTAAAGAATATTTTAACAAGGAAATAA
- a CDS encoding thioredoxin domain-containing protein, with translation MNNPKRSTSKNSYNHLKNEKSPYLIQHAKNPVDWYPWGDEAFEKAKKEDKPVFLSIGYSTCHWCHVMAHESFEDHEVAALMNHVFVPVKVDREERPDIDSVYMTACQIMTGTGGWPLTIILTPDKKPFFAGTYFPRESGFGAVGLKDLILNVQDIWNDNREEALNSGDQIFKALQDVSKTVKGPELDENVLEKCYDELSKVFDNENGGFGDFQKFPTPHTLIFLLRYWKRTANKHALYMLTKTLDSIAKGGIYDHLGFGFHRYSVDKFWLVPHFEKMLYDQALIAMVYTEAFQATGKPNYKKIAEEVLTYVLRDMKSSEGGFYSAEDADSEGVEGKFYLWTMEEIQDILGKEDTKFVSTVFDVKEDGNFSDDYSHESNNKNILHLKYSFDELNDILGMETDKIQEKIENIRLKLYNEREKRIHPHKDDKILTDWNGLMITSLAKAGQVFKNSKYLEAAKDAADFIIKKMCTNSRLMHRYREGDADITGNLDDYSFLIWGLLELYSTIFDTKYLKTSIELNKTLLNHFWDNSNGGFYFTSDDAKQVLIREKKTFDSATPSGNSVELLNLIRIARLTEDYELESMPIKMETTFSKNILRSLTGHTQFINAVDYKIGPSYEVVIVGKPTDPETIQMLNSLNKHYLPNMVLILKDPDNPGELDEISESLKFKNSIDDKTTAYICSSGSCKKPTTDVVEMLKLLEQ, from the coding sequence ATGAACAATCCAAAAAGAAGTACTTCTAAAAATAGCTACAACCATCTGAAGAATGAAAAAAGTCCATATTTAATTCAACATGCCAAGAATCCTGTTGACTGGTATCCTTGGGGTGATGAGGCATTTGAAAAAGCCAAAAAAGAAGATAAGCCTGTTTTTTTATCCATTGGTTATTCAACATGCCACTGGTGTCATGTAATGGCTCATGAATCATTTGAAGATCATGAAGTTGCAGCTCTTATGAACCATGTTTTTGTTCCTGTTAAGGTCGACCGTGAAGAAAGACCCGATATTGATAGTGTATACATGACTGCATGCCAGATCATGACAGGTACTGGAGGATGGCCACTAACCATAATATTGACTCCAGATAAGAAACCATTCTTTGCTGGTACCTATTTCCCAAGGGAAAGTGGATTTGGAGCAGTAGGTTTGAAAGACCTGATATTAAATGTTCAGGATATATGGAACGATAATAGAGAAGAGGCATTAAATTCTGGTGATCAGATATTTAAAGCTCTCCAGGATGTTTCGAAAACTGTTAAAGGCCCAGAATTAGATGAAAATGTACTTGAAAAATGTTATGATGAGCTTTCAAAAGTATTTGACAATGAAAACGGAGGTTTTGGTGATTTTCAAAAGTTCCCAACCCCACATACCCTTATCTTTCTTTTAAGATACTGGAAACGTACTGCAAACAAACATGCTCTTTACATGCTAACAAAAACACTGGATTCAATTGCAAAAGGTGGCATATATGACCATTTGGGTTTTGGTTTCCATCGCTACTCGGTTGATAAGTTCTGGCTTGTACCCCACTTTGAAAAAATGCTTTATGATCAGGCATTAATTGCAATGGTGTACACAGAGGCTTTCCAGGCCACTGGAAAACCAAATTATAAAAAAATTGCAGAAGAAGTGCTAACCTATGTTCTAAGAGATATGAAATCATCTGAAGGTGGTTTCTATTCAGCTGAAGATGCTGATAGTGAAGGTGTTGAAGGTAAATTTTATCTTTGGACAATGGAAGAGATCCAAGATATTTTGGGTAAAGAAGATACAAAGTTTGTATCAACTGTTTTTGATGTTAAAGAAGATGGAAACTTCAGCGATGATTACTCACACGAATCCAACAACAAGAATATTTTGCATTTAAAATATAGCTTTGATGAATTAAACGATATTTTAGGAATGGAAACTGATAAAATCCAGGAAAAAATAGAAAACATTCGTTTAAAACTTTATAATGAACGAGAAAAGCGTATTCATCCCCATAAAGACGATAAAATACTCACAGACTGGAATGGACTCATGATTACTTCATTAGCAAAGGCTGGTCAAGTGTTTAAGAACAGTAAATATTTAGAGGCTGCCAAGGATGCTGCTGATTTTATAATTAAAAAAATGTGCACCAACAGCAGATTAATGCACAGATATCGAGAAGGTGATGCAGATATAACAGGAAACTTGGATGATTACTCCTTCTTGATATGGGGATTACTTGAGCTCTACTCCACTATTTTTGATACTAAATATTTAAAAACCTCAATAGAACTTAATAAAACATTACTAAATCATTTCTGGGATAATTCTAATGGTGGATTTTATTTCACATCAGATGATGCTAAACAAGTTCTTATCCGTGAAAAGAAAACATTTGACAGTGCCACACCATCTGGAAACTCTGTTGAATTGTTAAATCTAATACGAATTGCAAGGCTTACTGAAGACTATGAACTTGAATCAATGCCAATTAAAATGGAAACAACATTTTCAAAGAACATATTAAGGTCGCTTACAGGACACACCCAATTTATTAATGCTGTTGATTATAAAATTGGACCTTCCTATGAAGTTGTTATAGTTGGAAAACCCACAGACCCTGAAACAATACAAATGTTAAACTCTTTAAACAAACATTACCTGCCTAATATGGTTTTGATCCTTAAAGATCCGGATAATCCTGGTGAACTGGATGAAATCTCCGAATCCTTGAAGTTTAAAAATAGTATCGACGATAAAACAACTGCATATATATGCAGTTCGGGCAGCTGTAAAAAACCAACAACCGATGTTGTTGAGATGCTGAAATTATTGGAACAATAA
- the cbiM gene encoding cobalt transporter CbiM, which yields MHIPDGFIPLLQCAIYGIITAIILIISLRWARKNLDEKMVPLMAVLAAGIFAIMSLNIPVPFGTSVHMVGAALVAIIFCAPEAAVIIFTLVLLVQALLIGDGGVTALGANILNMGIVVPFVGFYSFKALRRPVGKAPAIFIASWLSIFMASVMVVIELWFAGKLLTLGLASLFLIIQSLSGVIEGILTVIIILAIEKTRPDLLAWNRIKRDNINKSDVSEVSA from the coding sequence ATGCATATACCCGACGGATTTATACCTTTGTTACAATGTGCCATATATGGAATAATAACTGCCATTATTTTGATAATATCACTTAGGTGGGCAAGAAAAAACCTTGACGAAAAAATGGTTCCATTAATGGCCGTATTGGCCGCAGGTATATTTGCAATTATGTCATTGAACATTCCAGTTCCATTTGGAACCAGTGTCCATATGGTTGGTGCGGCATTAGTAGCAATCATATTCTGTGCACCCGAAGCAGCAGTTATCATATTTACATTGGTACTCCTTGTACAAGCTTTATTAATTGGAGATGGAGGAGTAACAGCTTTAGGTGCAAACATTCTTAATATGGGGATTGTAGTACCATTTGTTGGATTTTATTCATTTAAAGCCCTCAGAAGACCTGTAGGGAAAGCTCCTGCTATATTCATAGCTTCTTGGCTTTCAATATTCATGGCATCGGTGATGGTGGTTATAGAACTTTGGTTTGCAGGTAAATTATTAACATTAGGATTAGCCTCACTCTTTTTGATCATACAATCACTTAGTGGAGTTATAGAAGGTATACTTACAGTTATAATTATTCTTGCAATTGAAAAGACCCGACCAGATTTACTTGCATGGAACAGAATCAAGAGGGATAATATTAATAAATCCGATGTTAGTGAGGTGAGCGCATGA
- a CDS encoding metal-dependent transcriptional regulator — MSNNEKLSANIEEYLEAIYKISNNEKCVKTTQISKDLGITSASVSEMLKKLDKMGYVNYSQYKGAKLTEEGLKNAKRITRKHRLLERFLHDILKLKDSFLHDQACEMEHSLSDEAERALCQVLEHPDKCPGDSVIPACDLKFTTCEECMNRKEEEVNEVGKRNENLIPIMELKNHQQGKVSFIRGDYKVIRRLLDMGITIGAFISVIKIAPLSCPVEVAIRGSKLAIGRDIACNVFVELIEDNKSI, encoded by the coding sequence ATGTCAAATAATGAAAAACTTAGCGCAAATATCGAAGAATATTTAGAAGCTATCTATAAAATCAGCAATAACGAAAAATGTGTAAAAACAACACAAATATCAAAAGATTTGGGTATAACATCTGCAAGTGTTTCAGAAATGCTCAAAAAACTTGATAAAATGGGATATGTAAATTATTCACAATATAAAGGTGCTAAATTAACCGAAGAAGGACTCAAAAATGCAAAGAGAATAACAAGAAAGCATCGATTACTAGAAAGATTTCTTCACGACATTTTAAAGCTTAAAGACAGTTTTTTACACGATCAAGCCTGTGAAATGGAACATTCTCTATCTGATGAAGCTGAAAGAGCGTTATGTCAGGTATTAGAACATCCTGATAAATGTCCAGGAGACAGTGTAATTCCTGCATGCGATCTAAAGTTCACTACATGTGAAGAATGCATGAACCGAAAGGAAGAAGAGGTTAATGAAGTAGGAAAGCGTAATGAAAATTTGATTCCTATAATGGAGCTTAAAAATCACCAACAGGGAAAAGTATCATTTATTAGAGGAGATTACAAGGTGATCAGAAGGCTTTTAGACATGGGCATCACCATAGGAGCATTTATCAGTGTAATTAAAATTGCCCCATTAAGCTGTCCAGTAGAAGTTGCTATACGTGGCTCAAAACTCGCTATAGGTCGTGACATAGCATGCAATGTTTTCGTAGAATTAATTGAAGATAATAAATCGATATAA
- a CDS encoding V4R domain-containing protein gives MTTTKKHISKLSPQYKIFSSDDKVEVVKGQVKVTILDSLRNNNMSFNEIVELTGKAKPTVSQHLSELVDEGLIRSKKDPNDARRKIFCINAEFLGDVSKEKKIRFDIDNYFSKLPQLKDPFEIYRLILRSLRAEFWNEGINIDPILRNAGKRVGDVFYEELKDSDLNQLLKNIAEFWGNKQLGRVDIQKLDPLTIRIYDCFECKDLPIIGEPACAFDSGVLDSIFSKHFKKEVSTVETECYAMGNDCCSFVIEN, from the coding sequence ATGACAACAACAAAAAAACATATATCAAAACTATCTCCACAGTACAAAATATTCTCATCGGATGATAAGGTGGAAGTTGTCAAAGGCCAAGTTAAGGTTACAATACTTGATTCACTTCGTAATAATAATATGAGCTTCAATGAAATTGTAGAGTTAACCGGAAAAGCCAAACCAACAGTTTCACAACATCTGAGTGAATTGGTTGATGAAGGATTAATAAGATCTAAAAAGGATCCAAATGATGCACGTAGAAAAATTTTTTGTATAAACGCAGAATTTTTAGGAGATGTATCAAAGGAAAAGAAAATTAGATTTGATATTGATAATTATTTCTCCAAACTTCCACAATTAAAAGATCCATTCGAAATCTATAGGCTGATTTTACGATCTCTAAGGGCAGAATTTTGGAATGAAGGCATAAACATAGACCCCATACTTCGTAATGCAGGCAAACGTGTGGGTGATGTATTTTATGAAGAATTAAAGGATAGTGATCTTAATCAACTCCTTAAAAATATTGCAGAATTTTGGGGAAATAAACAGTTGGGACGAGTGGATATACAGAAATTGGATCCATTAACAATTCGTATTTATGATTGTTTTGAATGTAAGGATCTCCCTATAATTGGTGAACCTGCATGTGCTTTTGATTCTGGAGTTTTAGATTCAATATTTTCTAAACATTTTAAAAAGGAAGTTTCAACCGTTGAAACGGAATGCTATGCAATGGGAAATGACTGCTGTTCATTTGTAATTGAAAATTAA